The Roseofilum casamattae BLCC-M143 genome contains the following window.
TCCCGACAACCGATCTCACAGGCCAGTACTAAAGATAAACCCTCAGTTTTCTTTAGGCTGGAGCTAGAATCTTTGGGAGGAAAGACATTGACCGCCCCTGCCTTCAATCGAACGATTAACTCAACTTCACGGTTTTGACGATAAATTCGTACTCTTTGAGTGCCATAATCGGGCAAGTGAGAGGACACCTCTGATAACTTACAGACTCTTTTACTGCTCGCTATTTCCAGCTTACGGCCTTGATAAACTCGAACTAGCAGTTCCACATTGGCCTGGCGCTCGGCTCTAAACAACTCAAACACGTCGGCTTCTCGGTCAGCAACGACGACAATGGATTGATGTAATTGACTCCCTTGCTCGTTGATCGCATCAAGACCTTTGAGCCATTTACTACTTTCGCCTTCGCCCTCTGGTAAATCTTTATGTCCTTCTCTAGTCCAATGTTGTTGTCCTAATAGTCCCAAGGGAACACCGGTTTCGCTCAGTAGTAAAATATTATGCTGTATTAACCCTCGCACTTTACCTTGGATTACTCCTAGCCCTGACATCTGAGTTTGTCCTGAGTAGTTGTAATAAGTCGTATCCTGGGCGGCAATCAAGTACTCTCCATCAGTCCCTTTGGCTCGCTCCACTGTTGCCTGAATGTGTCCCGAGAGCATTAATTCTTCATTCATTTTCTCGTGCGAAAATATACCTGCTACCGTCTGACGAAAGCTGTTACCCATACATTGGGAAAAAGACAGATTCGGCTTATCCAATGCCAACTGGTAAGCCTTTTCTAGACTTTTTTTACCTGGGGGCGGAATTGTCCTTCGGTGCTAAACTCGGTCAGGGTTATTTTCATTAAATTTATTTAGTCTCAGCTTCTATGGGCACTCTGATTTTATCGTTTTCCCATTTTACACCCCAATTGCCTCTCTACCGCCGGAGATCGCCTCTAGCACTTCTAGCACTGCACCGGCCCATGGCCGAACCCTTCTTGATTTGAGTCAGTTTTCCCGGATCTACTTCCCTACTCCCTAGCCCATAAGCCCAATTGGACGGGGTTTCGTAGAAACCCCTACAAGATAAGCGCAATGACAACTATTCCAACGGACTTCATATCATTTAAAATATCATGCAAGTAGAGATTCTTTCTAACCAGTCTAATAGTGTCATTGCCGCCACTCCAGGGCGACATTTTCCAGGAATACTTCTGCAAGGAGATACGATTTCAAACGTCTTTGACGATCTGAAACGGGTATATGATTTTATCTCCCAACAATCCGGAGAAGAAGTAGAAGATGCAAAATACAATATTTTGAGCATACTAGAGCTTTTAGAAGATAATTTAAGGCATTACGAATATGCTCTTACAAAACACGATCGGGAACTTCCATATCATCCATCAATCGAGCAACGATCCATTGAAAAAATTCTTGATTCTCTAGAACTGTAACTGTGGAGTACGTTATTAGAACAACCACAATCTTTAATTCCATTCATCCAAATGGTGAAGTTGGAAGTGTAGTTTAGATCACAACTCAACCTATAGGAGGTGGGGGTCATAGGATGAGAGAATAAGTGCGATCGCAATAACAAGGGTTAACCAAACCCCAGCCTACCCGATCGCAT
Protein-coding sequences here:
- a CDS encoding DUF6959 family protein, with protein sequence MQVEILSNQSNSVIAATPGRHFPGILLQGDTISNVFDDLKRVYDFISQQSGEEVEDAKYNILSILELLEDNLRHYEYALTKHDRELPYHPSIEQRSIEKILDSLEL